CCATGTTTCAGGACATCAAGCGTATCTGTCAGGAGCCGACGGAAGAAGACCGCTACTGGTTCCCGGACATCGCGGGCAAAGACTGGCTGGATACCCTGCACTTCGCAATGCAGAACTTTAAGGACGAGAGCTTCATCAGTCAGTTCCTGTCGCCCAAAGTGATGCGGGATTTCCGTTTGTTTACCGTACTGGATGACGACCACAATAATTATCTGGAGATCGCCGCCATCCACGATGAAAAAGGTTACCGGAAGATCCGTCAGGAATTGTCCTCCCAGTACAACCTGAGCAACATCGAGCCCAATATTCAGGTCTGGAATGTCGATTTACGCGGCAATCGCTCGCTGACCTTGCGCTATGTGCCGCAGAATCGGGCGCCGCTGGACAAAAGCAGCCATGAGGTGATGAAACACGTGTACCGTTTATGGGGATTTGACGTCACACTGGAGCAGATGAATGAAGATGGCGGCGTCGAACTGATTGATCGTTGCCCGCCGCGTAATGCCGCGCTATGACGCTTAATAGATCGACGGAAAGAAAAACGGGTAGCTGAAATCGCTACCCGTTTTTTCATCAATCACATTGTTATCAACTAACCGCGGCCTTCGGCCAGATCACGCGGGATGGCGTTCTGCATGCTGTGCCACAGCGCACCGCTCTCTTTGCCGTATTGGCGAATTACGTCGGGAACCTGCTCATACAGCCCGTCACGGCTCAGCGACTCCAGACGGCGATAGAACGCCAGCGCGGTTTTGCGAGCTTCCTGATTGGAGAAGTAGTAGCGCCCAACGCGAATATACAGCCCTTTCAGCCCGTTGATAATCAAGCCGTAAATCGGGTTACCGGAGGCGAACGCCAATCCGCGGAACACGTTGTAATCCAGTTCAGCGTAGGCATCCGACGTGTCTTTAACCGATTCAGTCAGCTTAAGTATTTCTACCGATTTAGCCGGATGCAGACGAATCGCGGTGCGAATAAAAATCCCGGCGATATTGGTGCGCACCGCCAGTAAATTGTCAATCAATTGAGGAACGCTGTCGTGATCGAGCCGGGCCAGCGTTTCGAGGATATTCAGCCCGGACGTTTCCCAAAAGTTATTGATTTTGGTTGGTTTACCGTGCTGAATCGTTAGCCATCCATCACGGGACAGGCGCTGTAGCACCTCACGCAACGTCGTGCGCGTGACCCCGATCAATTCAGATAATTCCCGTTCTGCCGGCAGAATGGATCCAGGAGGAAAACGATTATTCCATATACTTTCAATAATGTACTCTTCCGCGAATCCCGCCGGACTTTGCGCCTTTATAACCATAAGTTTATATTCCGTAGCGATGTTTACTAGTGAAAGTCAACATCATCATACCAAACGAACCCTACATCACATAGCATAGCAGGACCTGAAAATCTTAATTCGATATAAAAACTGTGATTAAAGACAATTCCTTCCAGACAAACGTGAATATGCCCCGCTTTACGGTAATTTTCTTTAACCACACATCGATTGTTAAATTAAATTAACGTCAAAGAAGAAAGCCAACGGTGCGGGATCCGCCACTTCAACCACATCCTTCTGAAAAACGTTCCTGGCAACATTCCAAATGGATACAAGCCAGCCATTCTATTATTTCTAATTATCAATCACCTGCTGTTCTTTCTGGTCAACGCATTTGCCGCCGGCTGGTCGCCTGGGTTATTTTCGCTTCAGGCATCCCCTGAGAGGTAACCTGTCGTAACCCGGCGGATTCGCTGACGCCGGTGGCTATTTTCACTGGCACGACCAGTCTAGATCAAGTATGGCATGACGTTGCCGATAATATTAAAGTTTTGTCATCGCCGGTTTCCATGATAACGGCAGTCGCGTTTATCAGACAGCGATTGCCGCGCGTGTTTAGCGCCGACAGCCGGATATCCATCCCGCATCGGCTATTCCGTTTTTTGAACAGCGTGGAGTTTTATTTTCACTTTTTCTGATTCCCTGTCGCCGCGCCGATCTTTCCTCCATACTGTGTTTCGCTTTTCCGCTATTTATCATTATGTTGTGCTCTCAGACGATGATGCAGCCACTTCATTGATCAATACCGTCATGCACCAGCATAAATCGTGTATAGTAGGGGGCGGATTTCGCCATGAAACTGGCGATCCCTCATAGAAAGCGTTAAAAACAGCAGAGTATTTGTTGGCACAGCAGAATCTCCTCAGGCACTGATGCAGATTCCGGGCGGTACAGGCGTCACTGACGCCGCCGCAAGAAACGTCAGTTCATCCGGATCAGAGATTCAATGAGGGCAGCGAGCACGGTTATCACTGCCCATACTATCGTTTTTAGCATGGAATATTTTTTATGTTGCGATTTTTGAACCGTTGCTCCCGTGGTCGGGGCGCCTGGCTGTTGATGGCGTTCACGGCACTGGCATTTGAACTGATTGCTCTCTATTTCCAGTACGTCATGATGCTTAAACCCTGCGTACTGTGCATTTATCAGCGAACCGCGCTCTATGGCGTGATGGCCGCCGGTCTGGTGGGCGCCGTCGCCCCCGGTACGCTGCTACGCTATCCGGCAATCGGGTTATGGATTTACAGTGCCTGGGAAGGACTGTCGCTGGCCATCAAACACACCAATATCCAGTTACACCCGTCGCCGTTCGTCACCTGCGATTTTTTTGTCAGCTTCCCGTCCTGGTTGCCGCTGGACAAATGGCTACCGGCGATTTTCACCGCAACCGGCGACTGCGCCGAACGCCAGTGGAGTTTCCTGAGCATGGAAATGCCGCAGTGGATGATCGTGATTTTCGGCGCCTATCTGCTGGTCGCCGTGCTGGTACTGATTGCCCAACCTTTCCGCCCCAAGCGCCGCGACCTGTTCGGTCGGTAAAAGCGCACTGAACCGGGTCAGGCCATTGCCGGCCCGGTTTAATCGTTATCAAAACAATCTGCATCAAAACAATCTGCATTAAAAAATCTGTATTAAAACAATCTGCTGAAAACAGCAAAACTGAGCGAATTAGGACTTCAATAATCCGAGCGGTTTTTTCATTGAAAGGCTGTTTTTTCATTGAAAGACTATTGAAAAACCCGCCAGCGCCCGCCGTTGTTAAGGGGATTGGACAATCACACTGGTATAAAATTATTTTATATCAATAAATTACCTGGCCCATTCAGGTTTGTTTAGAATGTGGTCCTGCCAGTCCATCACCTCACTTTCACGCACGGCGATGTTGCGCACCGAGATCCGCTGTTGATGCATCGCGGCTTTGGAGCCAGCCAGCAAGGGGTGCCACGGTTGTAGCCCTTTCCCTTCGTGTATCAACCGGTAAGCGCAGGTTTCGGGCAACCAGTCGAACGATAACAGGTTTTCCCGCGTCAGCTTGATGCAATCCGGCTCATACTCAAACCGGCGCGCATAGTTACGGCACTGGCAGCTTTTGATATTCAACTGATTACAGGCCACATTGGTGAAATAGAGTTCGTCCGTGTCTTCATCGATCAATTTGTGCAAACAGCAACGCCCGCAGCCGTCACAAAGCGCTTCCCACTCGTCGTCCGACATTTGCTCCAGGGTTTGGGTTTCCCAAAAGGGTTTTTGAGTCATAACTGCAATTCCGATGATGATAAACAGGGCGTCTGGCTGTGTATTGTAAAGGGGGATGAGGCGGGATACCACCCGCGGCAACGCCGCGAGCGGTAACAGAATACTCAGATAACGTGGGTTGTCAGCGTGCGCTCGTTGAGCGTAATGGTTAACGCATCGCCCGACTGCAGCGGCCCCACCCCTTGCGGTGTACCGGTCAGGATGATGTCGCCGGCGCGCAGGGTAAAAAAGCGGCTCATGTAGGCGATCAGCGGCAGGATCGGCGTGATCATGTCACGAGTATTGCCCTGCTGACGTACTTCGCCATTGATGCTGATGCCCAGCTCCGCCTGCTGCGGATCGCTAAACTCAGCCACCGGGATAAACCCGGATACCGGACAGGAACCATCGAACCCTTTGGCTTTTTCCCACGGTTGCCCGGCTTTCTTGAACCCGGCCTGTAAATCGCGCAGCGTCAGATCCAACGCCACACCGTAACCGGCAATCGCTCTGGCGACCCGCTCTTCATTAGCCTGCTTGAGCGGCGTGCCGATCAACACCGCCAGTTCAACCTCATGGTGTACCGAACCCAGTTCTTTAGGAATCGCCACCGGCTGGCGCAAATCGCACAACGCGGTTTCAGGCTTGATGAACAGAACCGGTTCCGCCGATTTGGCGCTGCCCATTTCACGAATATGCTCGGAATAGTTGCTGCCGACGCATACCACTTTATTCACCGGAAAATCCAGTAATGCGCCCTGCCAGTCTCTGTGTTGATACATGTACCCTCTCCTGACCTTTCTGTTAGCGGATAGCGCCTGCCCGTCATGACAGACTCGGCTTGCCCATCATACCGGCATCGCCATCAAAAAAGTAAGCGCGATTGATGAACAACAGTATCCGGAATTTATCATAACCCCCGTTCCGTCTTTTGCGACCGTCATCAATACGCCAGCCGAAGAAAGGAATTACGCGGGATGGATGAAAATTCGTTTATTTAATCGTTGCGACGAATATACCTGTATATAAATCAGTATCGGTAAAATAGCATCAACAGGATTAAACCATTGCCCGGTTTATTTCTGACACCCCTGTATTAAAAAACAGCGGCCAATTCCCGTCGCGGCATCGAACATTATCTGAAAAATAATTCGGGTATTATTTTTTTACACTTGCCTGCAGTTCATCCAATAGATTTTCCGGCGGCGGCGGTAGTTGCAGATAAAAACCCTGCTCGATAAGCATCTGTTTTACCTTATCAATATCTGCGGACGCCAGTTTCTTCCTGCCATCAAGCGGTAATAACATCACCAAATGCGGCAGACCGAAACTTTTCATCAGTTCGTCAGGTACGCGGGAAAAATCGTCTTTTTTTTCGACATAGAGATATGTTTGATCGCGTTTGGAACTTCTGTAGATCACACAATACATGTTTTTTACTCTGAACTAGGGGAATGGTGTCTTGCCTGTATTTTCATGTGACTATAACATGCTTGAAGCGCTCTGGAATATCATGCCTTAAATGCTACTCTGGGGATTTAAAGATGCTGAAACTGAGTCAGGACAGATGTCACAAACGCCAATAGAGTTGAAAGGCAGCAACTTTACCTTATCCGTTGTTCATCTGCATGATGCGCAGCCCGATATTATTCACCAGGCCCTGCAGGAAAAGATCGAACAGGCGCCGGCGTTTCTTAAAAACGCGCCGGTCGTTGTCAATGTCTCGGCGCTGCCCGTTGACGCTGACTGGATTAAGCTCCAGCAGGCGATTACCGCCGCCGGTTTGCGGGTCGTGGGGGTAAGCGGGTGCGATGATGAGCAACTCAGATTATCTATCGCCAAAGCGGGGCTCCCGCTGTTACGTGAAGGTAAATTGCGTGAAGGTAAATTACGCGAAGACAAGGAACGCAGGACGACTCAACCTCCGGTGCCGGTCGCCACGCCGGTTAAAACCCGGGTGATCAATACACCCGTCCGTTCCGGACAGCAAATTTACGCCCGCGACTGTGACCTTATCGTTACCAGCCATGTTAGCGCCGGTGCCGAAGTCATTGCCGACGGCAATATCCATATTTACGGCATGATGCGCGGCCGCGCGCTGGCGGGGGTTTCTGGCGATGTCGACAGTCAGATCTTCTGCACTCATCTGGCCGCCGAGTTGGTGTCGATCGCCGGGCGTTACTGGCTCAGCGATCAGATACCGGAAAACTATTTCGGGAAGGCGGCGCGCCTGAAACTCAGTCCGCCCGACCATGTTCTGACCATACAACCTCTAGACTAGGCCCTTGAAAGGAATTATTTATGGCACGCATCATTGTTGTTACTTCAGGTAAAGGGGGCGTTGGCAAGACCACTTCAAGCGCGGCCATTGCTACCGGTTTAGCCCAAAAAGGTAAGAAGACGGTTGTCATCGACTTTGACATCGGTCTGCGTAACCTCGACCTGATCATGGGATGTGAGCGCCGGGTCGTGTATGACTTTGTGAATGTCATCCAGAACGACGCCACCCTGAATCAGGCGCTGATAAAAGATAAGCGTACCGAAAATCTGTATATCCTGCCGGCATCGCAAACCCGCGATAAAGAAGCCCTGACCCGCGAGGGCGTGGACAAGGTGCTCAAGGATCTGGCCGACATGGCGTTCGATTTCATTATCTGCGACTCCCCCGCCGGTATTGAAACCGGTGCGCTGATGGCGCTTTACTTCGCGGATGAAGCCATCATCACCACCAACCCGGAAGTGTCGTCGGTACGCGACTCCGACCGTATCCTGGGGATTCTGTCCTCCAAGTCACGCCGTGCCGAACAGGGTCAGGAGCCGATCAAAGAGCATTTGCTGCTCACCCGTTACAACCCGGGCCGCGTCAGCCGCGGCGACATGCTGAGCATGGAGGACGTGCTGGAAATTCTGCGCATCCCGCTGGTCGGCGTCATCCCGGAAGATCAGTCGGTACTGCGTGCGTCCAACCAGGGCGAACCGGTAATTCTGGACAAAGAAGCCGATGCGGGCAAAGCCTATGAGGACACCGTGGATCGTCTGTTGGGAGAAGAACGGCCTTACCGTTTTATCGAGGAAGAGAAGAAAAGCTTCCTGAAACGACTCTTTGGGGGGTAAATCATGGCGTTACTCGATTTCTTTTTGTCCCGCAAAAAAACGACAGCCAATATCGCCAAGGAACGGCTGCAGATTATTGTCGCGGAGCGACGCCGTGGGGACAGTGAACCGCATTACTTGCCGCAACTGAAGCGCGACATTCTGGAAGTCATCTGTAAATACGTGCAGATTGACCCGGAAATGGTGACGGTGCAGTTAGAGCAGAAAGGCGACGATATTTCCGTGCTGGAACTGAACGTCACCTTACCGGAAGCAGACGAGGCCACACCGCCCACCGACAAATAACCACCGTTTCCCCTGCGCCGGCAGAAAACGGTTTCGGCCGCCGCCCTTGTCTGTAAGGGCGGCATGTCGATATCAGTAATACGCCAGAATGTCTTTCAGACCTTGTCCAAACAAGCGGCCGCGCCAGCCGGTTACCATTTCCGGTTCATTTTCCGACAACGTCAGTTTCCAGTGCCAGTTCAGCAATCGGTTAATCTGCCGCCGGGATGCCAGCAATTCGGCCGACAATCCGCTTTGCTCCGCACATTGCTGCACCAGCGCCTTGATGTCGCGAAACGCTTTCTTATAACCGGGATAGTCGATCAGATTGACTACCGGCGGCGGATAATCCGCTTCGCTCAACGACGCGGTTTCCGCCACCAGCGCCAGCAAAGTTTTGCCGTGATAACGAATTTCCGGCCCACTCAGCCCCAGCGAATCCAGCTCCCCGAGCGAACCGGGCAGACAACGGGCCACTTGCCACAGGTTCTCTTCCCGGACAATGAAATTGACCGCGCTGTCGCGCTCCCGCGCCTTACGAAGGCGCCACGCCGCCAGTTTCTGCAAACAGGCCAAATGACGGCCGCGCAGTTGCCAGGCATTGCCGATCTCCCGATACGCCGATTCCGGCGCCAGCACCTCCTGACGGCGCTGGCACAGCAACAGGCACTCATCCAGCGCCGCTTCCAGCCAGCCTGCCGCACGGGTTTCTTCCACCAGCGTTCTGGCTACCGGCAGCAGATAAAACACGTCCGCCGCGGCGTACTGGCACTGTTTTTCGCTGAGCGGACGCGCCAGCCAGTCGGTGCGGGATTCGCTTTTATCCAGCGCGACCTGACGATAATCCGCCACCAGCGCGGCAAAACCATAGGACAACGGCTTACCCAGAAACGCCGCCAGAATCTGGGTATCGATGAACGGCGACGGCAGGCCGCCGAACGCATTCAGAAACACCTCCAGGTCTTCGCTGCCG
The DNA window shown above is from Dickeya dadantii NCPPB 898 and carries:
- the fadR gene encoding fatty acid metabolism transcriptional regulator FadR; the protein is MVIKAQSPAGFAEEYIIESIWNNRFPPGSILPAERELSELIGVTRTTLREVLQRLSRDGWLTIQHGKPTKINNFWETSGLNILETLARLDHDSVPQLIDNLLAVRTNIAGIFIRTAIRLHPAKSVEILKLTESVKDTSDAYAELDYNVFRGLAFASGNPIYGLIINGLKGLYIRVGRYYFSNQEARKTALAFYRRLESLSRDGLYEQVPDVIRQYGKESGALWHSMQNAIPRDLAEGRG
- the dsbB gene encoding disulfide bond formation protein DsbB; amino-acid sequence: MLRFLNRCSRGRGAWLLMAFTALAFELIALYFQYVMMLKPCVLCIYQRTALYGVMAAGLVGAVAPGTLLRYPAIGLWIYSAWEGLSLAIKHTNIQLHPSPFVTCDFFVSFPSWLPLDKWLPAIFTATGDCAERQWSFLSMEMPQWMIVIFGAYLLVAVLVLIAQPFRPKRRDLFGR
- a CDS encoding YcgN family cysteine cluster protein; this encodes MTQKPFWETQTLEQMSDDEWEALCDGCGRCCLHKLIDEDTDELYFTNVACNQLNIKSCQCRNYARRFEYEPDCIKLTRENLLSFDWLPETCAYRLIHEGKGLQPWHPLLAGSKAAMHQQRISVRNIAVRESEVMDWQDHILNKPEWAR
- a CDS encoding fumarylacetoacetate hydrolase family protein — protein: MYQHRDWQGALLDFPVNKVVCVGSNYSEHIREMGSAKSAEPVLFIKPETALCDLRQPVAIPKELGSVHHEVELAVLIGTPLKQANEERVARAIAGYGVALDLTLRDLQAGFKKAGQPWEKAKGFDGSCPVSGFIPVAEFSDPQQAELGISINGEVRQQGNTRDMITPILPLIAYMSRFFTLRAGDIILTGTPQGVGPLQSGDALTITLNERTLTTHVI
- a CDS encoding YcgL domain-containing protein; translation: MYCVIYRSSKRDQTYLYVEKKDDFSRVPDELMKSFGLPHLVMLLPLDGRKKLASADIDKVKQMLIEQGFYLQLPPPPENLLDELQASVKK
- the minC gene encoding septum site-determining protein MinC: MSQTPIELKGSNFTLSVVHLHDAQPDIIHQALQEKIEQAPAFLKNAPVVVNVSALPVDADWIKLQQAITAAGLRVVGVSGCDDEQLRLSIAKAGLPLLREGKLREGKLREDKERRTTQPPVPVATPVKTRVINTPVRSGQQIYARDCDLIVTSHVSAGAEVIADGNIHIYGMMRGRALAGVSGDVDSQIFCTHLAAELVSIAGRYWLSDQIPENYFGKAARLKLSPPDHVLTIQPLD
- the minD gene encoding septum site-determining protein MinD; translated protein: MARIIVVTSGKGGVGKTTSSAAIATGLAQKGKKTVVIDFDIGLRNLDLIMGCERRVVYDFVNVIQNDATLNQALIKDKRTENLYILPASQTRDKEALTREGVDKVLKDLADMAFDFIICDSPAGIETGALMALYFADEAIITTNPEVSSVRDSDRILGILSSKSRRAEQGQEPIKEHLLLTRYNPGRVSRGDMLSMEDVLEILRIPLVGVIPEDQSVLRASNQGEPVILDKEADAGKAYEDTVDRLLGEERPYRFIEEEKKSFLKRLFGG
- the minE gene encoding cell division topological specificity factor MinE, with the protein product MALLDFFLSRKKTTANIAKERLQIIVAERRRGDSEPHYLPQLKRDILEVICKYVQIDPEMVTVQLEQKGDDISVLELNVTLPEADEATPPTDK
- the rnd gene encoding ribonuclease D — its product is MNYQLITTDEGLSAVCAQACAVSEVALDTEFVRTRTYYPQLGLIQLYDGDNLSLIDPLAIRDWAPFRALLQNPQVTKFLHAGSEDLEVFLNAFGGLPSPFIDTQILAAFLGKPLSYGFAALVADYRQVALDKSESRTDWLARPLSEKQCQYAAADVFYLLPVARTLVEETRAAGWLEAALDECLLLCQRRQEVLAPESAYREIGNAWQLRGRHLACLQKLAAWRLRKARERDSAVNFIVREENLWQVARCLPGSLGELDSLGLSGPEIRYHGKTLLALVAETASLSEADYPPPVVNLIDYPGYKKAFRDIKALVQQCAEQSGLSAELLASRRQINRLLNWHWKLTLSENEPEMVTGWRGRLFGQGLKDILAYY